In one Cercospora beticola chromosome 1, complete sequence genomic region, the following are encoded:
- a CDS encoding uncharacterized protein (BUSCO:EOG09264IDN) has protein sequence MLQQRLTRSLFTLSRQSPALGAVHTVPAPYLAAYKAIPATTQRIAARRWYSSEKAESDKKQEEILKNEGKGTQDTAKEGAEQQAKEQNPLQKELEALQKDNVEVTDKLKRQIAEYRNLQEQTKREVKAAKDFALQRFAKDLLDSVDNLDRALQNVPKEKLTDANPDLVNLHSGLKMTDEILVNTLKKHGMERIDPSVEGEAFNPNLHEATFQAPQPDKKDGTVFYTQQKGFLYNGRVLRAAKVGVVKNS, from the exons ATGCTGCAACAACGATTAACGCGATCACTCTTCACTCTTTCGCGACAGTCGCCCGCCCTCGGCGCGGTGCACACTGTCCCGGCCCCCTACCTGGCCGCGTATAAAGCCATCCCGGCGACAACACAGCGCATCGCGGCGCGGAGGTGGTACTCATCAGAAAAGGCCGAGTCCGATAAGAAACAGGAGGAAATCTTGAAGAACGAAGGTAAGGGTACACAGGACACCGCAAAGGAAGGCGCGGAGCAGCAGGCGAAGGAACAGAACCCATTGCAGAAAGAGCTCGAGGCTCTTCAGAAAGACAATGTCGAAGTCACA GATAAATTAAAGCGCCAAATCGCAGAGTATCGCAACCTCCAAGAGCAAACGAAGCGCGAAGTCAAGGCCGCCAAGGACTTCGCTCTACAACGCTTCGCCAAAGATCTCCTCGACAGCGTCGATAACCTCGACCGCGCCCTGCAAAACGTGCCCAAGGAGAAGCTTACCGATGCGAACCCCGATCTGGTCAACCTGCACTCTGGTCTGAAGATGACGGATGAGATCTTGGTCAACACATTGAAGAAGCATGGCATGGAGAGAATTGATCCCAGTGTCGAGGGCGAAGCCTTCAACCCCAATTTGCACGAGGCCACTTTCCAGGCGCCACAGCCGGACAAGAAGGACGGCACAGTTTTCTATACGCAACAGAAGGGTTTCTTGTATAACGGCAGAGTGCTGCGG GCGGCAAAAGTTGGCGTTGTGAAGAACTCATAA
- a CDS encoding uncharacterized protein (BUSCO:EOG09262N0U), with the protein MVRLASPRASIWALPSSLRVLLRMPLPLACSRSYASAGANSLHIDGKTYPTDEWTNVPSSILANYGRKLHLQPNHPLAITRKLIESRFPKFKNHNDLTPIVSVAQNFDSLGFAADHPGRSRTDTYYINKDTVLRTHTSAHEVDVFRANLSNGYTISADVYRRDAVDRSHYPVFHQMEGALTWDRNDFADIKALTDHIIRDLDNIPKHDLAVEDPNPTFHPDRNPLQTKYHSPEEAEAVAAHLKRSLENMVVAIFAEADKALAAAGQGAEAEQEPLKVRWVEAFFPHTSPSWELEVWWRGEWLEVLGCGVVDQPLLVRAEQPSRLGWAFGIGLERIAMLLFGIPDIRLFWSKDSRFLTQFDESKPTQRFKPFSKHPSAPRDVAFWLPNAVAVIAQTPASTSSAPSPAGGQMTEPSTPPASVPAFHENDLMEVVRNTAGDSVEDVALIDSFKHPKTGRQSLCYRITYRSLEKTLTNEEANAFHDHIRQELVKRFGVELR; encoded by the exons ATGGTGCGGTTGGCATCGCCGCGCGCGTCGATATGGGCGCTGCCATCGAGCCTCCGTGTGTTGCTGCgaatgccgctgccgctggcgTGCTCACGCAGCTACGCCTCCGCTG GTGCGAACTCGCTCCACATTGACGGCAAAACCTATCCTACGGATGAATGGACGAATGTGCCCTCTTCCATCTTGGCCAACTATGGCCGCAAGCTGCACTTGCAACCGAACCACCCCCTGGCAATTACCAGAAAGCTGATCGAATCGCGATTTCCCAAATTCAAAAATCACAACGACCTGACTCCGATCGTCAGCGTTGCACAGAACTTCGACTCTCTCGGCTTCGCCGCCGACCACCCGGGACGCAGTAGGACCGACACTTACTACATCAATAAGGACACCGTCCTGCGAACTCACACTTCAGCCCACGAGGTTGACGTCTTCCGAGCCAACTTGAGCAATGGTTATACCATCTCTGCGGATGTCTATCGTCGAGACGCCGTCGATCGTAGTCACTACCCAGTTTTTCACCAGATGGAAGGTGCACTGACATGGGATCGTAACGACTTCGCCGACATTAAGGCGTTGACGGATCACATTATACGGGACTTGGATAACATTCCAAAGCACGACTTGGCTGTCGAAGATCCCAACCCAACTTTTCACCCTGATCGGAATCCACTCCAGACCAAGTACCACTCACCtgaggaggcagaggcagTGGCCGCGCATCTGAAACGATCCCTCGAGAATATGGTCGTAGCCATCTTCGCTGAAGCAGACAAAGCCCTCGCCGCGGCTGGCCAAGGTGCGGAAGCTGAGCAGGAGCCGTTGAAAGTAAGGTGGGTGGAAGCTTTCTTTCCACACACTTCACCGTCGTGGGAGCTCGAGGTCTGGTGGCGCGGCGAATGGCTGGAGGTCTTAGGATGCGGTGTCGTTGATCAGCCTCTGCTCGTTCGAGCCGAGCAACCTTCACGGCTTGGCTGGGCGTTTGGCATTGGCCTAGAGCGGATCGCAATGCTTCTGTTTGGCATACCCGACATTCGATTGTTTTGGAGCAAGGACTCACGTTTCCTCACCCAATTCGACGAGTCAAAGCCGACACAACGCTTCAAGCCTTTCAGCAAACATCCATCAGCCCCAAGGGATGTCGCGTTCTGGCTGCCAAATGCGGTTGCAGTCATTGCGCAGACCCCAGCTTCCACCTCTTCCGCTCCGTCTCCGGCTGGAGGACAAATGACAGAGCCCTCCACACCACCGGCATCTGTACCAGCCTTCCACGAGAACGACCTGATGGAGGTTGTGCGCAATACGGCAGGGGACAGCGTCGAAGATGTTGCCCTCATTGATAGCTTCAAGCACCCCAAGACAGGGCGACAGAGCTTGTGCTACCGCATCACATATCGCAGCCTCGAGAAGACATTGACAAACGAGGAAGCCAATGCCTTCCATGATCACATACGCCAGGAGTTGGTGAAGCGATTCGGTGTAGAACTCAGGTAG
- a CDS encoding uncharacterized protein (MEROPS:MER0033274), with translation MSAQSSPVPTLLDKLLVVPLLARVLGAAVFRALTLPITSTAKANKTFKDIVFAALRANLANINVAQEQWLNASTESGYLDFAKKANVQPDTDVLPSGLKVHWLGPKAASKTILYFHGGGYALSCTAGHFQWLFGLQNELSKTTAVSVVVVAYTLTPKGQYPEQLRQAAESLEWLTGTVGKKTEDIIVAGDSAGANLTIGLLSHLLHPHPELPNPTAGGSLAAAVLISPWIKFSTTDDSFRRNATSDMIPPAAADRWKKLFLGEKSSDKYSEPSLADSAWYSGLDKVVNDILIWGGDKEVLIDSIKAFGTTIEKAHAKTTIVIESGAAHEDFILDTLLGYKEKAEGTKVIESWLATRL, from the exons ATGTCAGCCCAGTCTTCGCCCGTACCAACTCTACTGGACAAGCTACTTGTAGTGCCTCTACTGGCACGAGTACTCGGAGCAGCTGTATTTCGCGCCCTTACATTGCCAATCACAAGCACCGCGAAAGCCAACAAGACATTCAAAgacatcgtcttcgctgccCTTCGTGCAAACCTTGCCAACATCAACGTTGCGCAGGAGCAGTGGCTGAACGCAAGTACAGAGTCCGGCTACCTCGATTTTGCCAAAAAGGCAAATGTTCAACCCGATACTGATGTCTTGCCCTCGGGCTTGAAAGTACACTGGCTGGGGCCGAAAGCTGCATCCAAGACTATTTTGTACTTCCATGGAGGAGGATATGCGCTTTCATGTACAGCAGGCCATTTTCAGTGGCTGTTTGGTTTGCAGAACGAGCTGTCCAAGACAACGGCTGTCAGCGTCGTGGTGGTCGCTTACACTTTGACGCCTAAAGGTCAATACCCAGAGCAGCTGAGACAGGCCGCGGAGAGCTTGGAGTGGCTCACGGGCACGGTTGGCAAGAAGACTGAAGAT ATTATCGTGGCTGGGGACTCTGCTGGCGCAAATTTGACGATCGGTCTCCTGTCCCACCTTCTCCATCCTCACCCAGAGCTTCCAAATCCGACCGCGGGAGGCTcacttgctgctgcggtTCTGATATCGCCATGGATCAAGTTCAGCACTACAGACGACAGCTTCCGACGGAACGCAACAAGTGATA TGATACCACCGGCGGCGGCTGATCGCTGGAAGAAGTTGTTTCTCGGTGAGAAATCAAGTGACAAGTACAGTGAGCCAAGTCTTGCCGACTCTGCGTGGTATTCTGGGCTGGATAAGGTGGTGAATGATATTCTGATTTGGGGTGGCGACA AAGAAGTTCTCATCGATAGCATCAAAGCCTTCGGAACGACCATTGAGAAGGCCCACGCAAAGACGACTATCGTCATTGAATCTGGCGCAGCGCATGAAGATTTCATCCTCGATACATTGCTCGGGTACAAGGAGAAAGCAGAAGGCACGAAAGTGATTGAGAGTTGGCTTGCGACGAGATTATGA
- the SEC61 gene encoding translocon subunit (BUSCO:EOG092620E4), translating to MSGLRFLDLVKPFTPLIPEVQVPETKVAFNQRIIWTSVTLVIFLVMSQMPLYGIVSSDTSDPLYWLRMMMASNRGTLMELGITPIISSGMVFQLLAGTHLIDVNLDLKSDRELYQTAQKLLAIILSFGQACVYVLTGLYGRPADLGAGICVLLVVQLLTAALIVILLDELLQKGYGLGSGISLFIATNICESIVWRAFSPTTVNTGRGPEFEGAIIALVHLLVTWPNKQLALREAFYRQNLPNIMNLLSTIIVFSAVIYLQGFRVEIPVKSSRQRGMRGSYPVRLFYTSNMPIMLQSALSSNVFLVSQMLYNKLPDNLLVKLLGVWEAKEGTSQVLPASGLVYYMSPPLNITDALLDPIHTAVFVVYMLVACAAFSKTWIEVSGSSPRDVAKQLKEQGLVMAGHRDESMYRELKRVIPTAAAFGGACIGALSIVSDMMGALGSGTGILMAVTIIYSYFEIAAKEGDMAGLKGMVMG from the exons ATGTCTGGAC TTCGCTTCCTCGACCTCGTGAAGCCCTTCACGCCCCTCATTCCCGAAGTCCAAGTACCCGAGACGAAGGTCGCCTTCAACCAGAGGATAATATGGACGAGCGTGACTCTGGTCATATTTCTGGTGATGAGTCAGATGCCACTCTACGGCATCGTATCATCAG ATACTTCGGACCCACTTTACTGGCTGCGTATGATGATGGCTAGTAATCGAGGAACACTCATGGAGCTGGGAATCACACCCATCATCTCTTCAGGCATGGTtttccagcttcttgctggcaCCCACCTCATCGATGTCAACCTGGACCTCAAGTCGGACCGAGAACTCTACCAGACCGCGCAGAAGCTGCTTGCCATCATCTTGTCTTTCGGACAAGCTTGTGTCTACGTGCTCACCGGTCTCTACGGTCGCCCAGCCGACCTTGGTGCGGGTATCTGTGTTCTCCTGGTCGTTCAACTCCTCACTGCCGCTCTGATCGTCATTCTGCTCGACGAACTTCTGCAAAAGGGCTACGGACTCGGAAGTGGAATTTCGTTGTTTATTGCGACCAACATTTGCGAGTCTATCGTCTGGAGAGCTTTCTCGCCAACTACTGTCAACACTGGCCGTGGACCAGAGTTCGAGGGTGCAATCATTGCGCTTGTCCATCTTCTGGTAACGTGGCCAAACAAGCAGCTTGCGCTTCGAGAGGCCTTCTATCGCCAGAACTTGCCAAACATCATGAATCTGCTGTCCACGATCATTGTCTTCAGCGCCGTCATCTACTTGCAAGGATTCCGCGTGGAGATCCCAGTCAAGTCTTCCAGGCAACGAGGCATGCGTGGATCCTACCCGGTCCGACTTTTCTACACTTCGAACATGCCTATCATGCTGCAGTCCGCATTGTCTTCCAACGTCTTCCTCGTGTCGCAGATGCTCTACAACAAGCTGCCAGACAACCTTTTGGTCAAGCTTCTTGGCGTTTGGGAGGCTAAGGAGGGCACTTCGCAAGTCCTGCCAGCCAGCGGTCTTGTCTACTACATGAGCCCACCGCTCAACATCACTGATGCTCTCTTGGACCCAATCCACACcgccgtcttcgtcgtctacATGCTTGTGGCATGTGCTGCCTTCAGCAAGACCTGGATCGAGGTATCTGGATCTAGCCCTCGTGACGTGGCCAAGCAACTCAAGGAACAAGGACTGGTGATGGCTGGTCATCGTGATGAGAGCATGTACCGCGAACTGAAGCGTGTCATCCCTACTGCTGCCGCCTTCGGAGGTGCGTGTATCGGTGCTCTCTCCATCGTCAGCGACATGATGGGAGCTCTGGGAAGTGGTACTGGTATCCTCATGGCTGTCAC CATCATCTACTCTTACTTCGAAATCGCAGCCAAGGAAGGCGATATGGCGGGCCTTAAGGGCATGGTTATGGGTTAA